In a genomic window of Plutella xylostella chromosome 16, ilPluXylo3.1, whole genome shotgun sequence:
- the LOC105384253 gene encoding uncharacterized protein LOC105384253, with amino-acid sequence MPLNAYGWTSEEDVKLAELVKPHSHLYNLLAFPTRKSILARESTWQEIAQALSKPVEECKKRWRGLRDGFMRSKRMGTLHKTKAPVFEKLGFLQGTSDGTSEVAEDTDTMDMQGDLNIVESEQDNQECQEVITDNQEYYEITVVDGPQETKPPVVAILPQPPQLQQKKVKRITGPRKKTLPMPQVNALPIKILPKPMAMINGPKLVRYGTVEEVKNATEQRSEVLDKLIERVLKENTNEVDIFFRSMAASVKKLQPNLIPKVKMEVCNVIAKYEMQSFEKGGQLRLLLEK; translated from the exons ATGCCTTTGAACGCATACGGTTGGACATCAGAAGAAGACGTAAAACTCGCAGAATTAGTTAAACCCCACAGTCACCTTTACAATTTGCTCGCTTTTCCTACGCGAAAGAGTATTCTAGCCCGGGAATCGACATGGCAAGAAATAGCCCAAGCCCTGTCTAAGCCAG TTGAGGAGTGCAAAAAACGGTGGCGCGGCCTAAGAGATGGATTCATGAGGAGTAAACGTATGGGCACACTGCACAAAACAAAAGCACCTGTGTTTGAAAAGTTGGGGTTCCTTCAGGGGACCTCGGACGGCACCAGCGAAGTGGCTGAAGACACGGATACCATGGACATGCAGGGAGATCTGAACATTGTTGAGTCTGAACAAGATAACCAAGAATGCCAAGAGGTGATCACGGACAATCAGGAATACTATGAG ATAACAGTAGTAGACGGGCCGCAAGAAACAAAACCACCAGTAGTCGCCATATTGCCACAACCTCCACAGCTGCAGCAGAAGAAAGTAAAAAGAATCACTGGTCCTCGGAAGAAGACTCTACCAATGCCACAAGTGAATGCTCTGCCTATTAAAATATTGCCAAAACCAATGGCAATGATAAATGGCCCTAAATTGGTCAGATATGGGACTGTGGAAGAGGTAAAAAATGCTACGGAGCAAAGATCTGAGGTCCTAGACAAGTTAATAGAAAGAGTGTTGAAGGAAAACACAAATGAAGTGGACATTTTCTTCAGAAGCATGGCGGCAAGCGTGAAGAAATTGCAACCTAACTTAATCCCTAAAGTCAAAATGGAAGTTTGCAATGTTATAGCCAAATATGAAATGCAGAGTTTTGAGAAAGGTGGACAGCTGAGGTTGCTGCTTGAAAAGTAG